ATTCTGTAAGAGCACAAAAAACATGTCTCATAATTTTGTAGAGGGCACAAGTGTATGAGTAAAAAAGGGACACAGGAATTGGGtgagaaaaaagttataaaacatgCTGACAACCCATAGAGTTTTATAGTGTGATTAGATGATGGCCGGGGTTTCAGGAGAAACCAgtcattttttaaaacagataattGCTTCCACAGCTGAAGAGTCTAGTTGCACACAACCAAGTTATCCTTGCATGCATACAACATTTTCATTTAGAACACATAGCGCATAACTTTTGGCTGAGACAGTGCCGATTTATGTAATTTGGGAGAAGTTTGTGCTACAAGTGACTTCCGTACCGCCACCAAGAGTGGGAGTTTGAACTCTACCTGACTGATACGGGGAAATATCTATGACTAAAAATTGACCATGAACATTGAACTTTTGGAAAGATTTCAGCACTGCAgtcaatttatatttatagcagTTTAGATAGTGTATACTATGCACGCCTTTTCTTgtaattttaattattcttaGGACCAATACCTTTTTGATTTTATGAGTGTTTTTTGTCTTGTTTTAAatcttttgagaaaaaaaactcTAAGTTATAAAGTCATAACATGTTGTAATCTGTGTTAACTATATTTTACATGTTTGTGTGACCTATACTGCTAAAGCCATTATCCTGTCATTGTCCTGTATAACTACTGAGTCTACTATCCTGTCATTATCCTGTATAGCTAAAGTATCTTATCCTGTCTTTACCTTGTATAGCTGTTACTATCTTCAGTTCAGTTGTAGTTTATTCAGTCAAACATAAACACGTACACATCCTAAACTCTCACATAACTCATGTATTACAATGACTAATACATACTGTAAGCAACTTAACATTGTTAGAGTTTCAATTTTAACTGTGGTAGTCATTGAATATGGCTATTTTTATTCTATAAGCCCAATTGCCCTTCTTTTCCGTACTAAACTAACTGACTGGTTTTCCAACACTTGCTTTTTAGTCCAAATGTAATGTACAAGGTGGAAGTGATCAAAGAAGAAAATAGAGTTGCGTGAGCTTATTTCATCAATGCTTTCACACTGAAGCTTTGTCGTGCAGAAGCATTAAGTGTTTGTCAATTACCCACTTTAACATTATAATATCTCATTGCCTATTGATGCACTTTTAGAGTTTGTCTGTTGTTGATAAAGTTATTGTTTTCGATATTGAATATATTCATTTAATTCTACATCTGACTTTTGATGTAGAATTAGACATAGTAGACTTTCACACAGAAGCTTTGCTGTGCAAAAAGCATAAAGTGCTTGTCAATTACTCACTTTTACATTATAATGTTTTATTGCCTATTGATGCACTTTTAGATTATTTTCCcttgatgtttttattgttttcattatcgattatattcatttaattttatatctGACTTAAGTTGTGGAATTAGGCATAGTGTTAGTTTGTAAGAGAGATCATTTGAGTACATTGGATTAAGTTTCATGACAGTTTTTCCTGGCTAATAAAGTATTTCAGACATCAGctaaagcaagcaaaaagtgtATCAACTGTAGAAGAACCGAACACATCAGCTAGATTGAATATTGAcacttaaattatatttttgccaAAAAGTTGTTAAATTAGATGATATAATGATGGTACATGAGACATGGAAAACAATTTTTGTAGTGTTGAATTGCAGGTACATGGCTTCTAGAATATTCTGTCTGACTGTACTCTAGTAAAGAATCAACACTATACGTACCTAAAAGTACTTTTTTATTCTTCTATATTGAGCCTTTGGTGAATGAATATAACTATGCAATATCTAGTTCCATAtattgtttattagtaactacaCGAGTAAATATCTTGGATTAAATACATTGTAAGAAACATTAATATTGGGAAGTAATGTTTGGGGTTTCagattattttgttgttatctTTAATCTGCATAATAAGTTATATGACTAGCACGTAAGGTTAAGGAAGTTTCAAATCAATAAAGGTTCACTGTTACTATTAGTTAACTCAAAAACTCGGTGTACATGAAACATGCTATTTAGAACAAACAACACAAGTTAGTTCTGCTCCATCTATGTAAGGTGGGCAGTATCCAAGCCGGTTACAGCTTCCTTGAACAAAATAGAACAGCGCTCCATCTGTATTGGCATGTGATCCAGTTAAGGATTCTGGTTCTTTGTCCATACAAACATAGCTATATGCTCTTTTTTGAGTGTGGTGTCCTGACATCAGATATCCTTCGTACTCCTAATTAAAAATGAgcttagtttttatatttgataatcAGTCACATATCTTTATTTACCAAATTAATTGCGTATTCTTATTTATATTAATGCAAATCTTGGTTTATTTTCTTTCTCATCTGCATCTTATCTTTCAAGTGGGAGttatctgtttatatttgcaacaaaattgagaaaacaacttcctTTTTTATTGTTCTACCACAATAATAATAGAATTTAAGCTACAAGACATATTGTGTCAAATTGAGCATCTGAGAAAACTTGCTGCAAAAATACTGTATAGGGCTTTTCTATCTTGTGCGTAAATCTAGCAAATTATATACTTACTTGCTAATGTACATGTTACAGCTTATATGCAATATGGATTAGGACACACAAACCaaccaaaattataaaacaaaatttttgttttgaaactgTTTTTTTCTAATCTCAGCCTATATGCGAGAAGCTTATATGGGAGGATATACAGTACTTCACCTTATTCCAAGATGTTGGACACGTTCTTTTAGCAGGTATCATAATTGTTGTAGATCTACTAGGGAGGTAGCATCTGGAACAGGGTACATTCTGGTCATGCATACGGCTAGAGCATATATTAGAGCTAGTCTGGTACTCTGCTCCATAGATGTAATTACCCTGGTCACCTGCTAGATATGAGTTATACTCTGGCTTTGAAGGGAGACATGTATACTCAGATGACCCTCCTTCATGGCCAAAGTAGTGCCCTGCTGCTAGCCCTGTAGGATACATCAATATGTCATGAAATGTATTTAAATACCATATTATTCAGCACTTGAAATAACTGATTacacaaacaatatattttaatgattctgcaaaattatgataaaataaatgaatggcAAGTCAATTCTCTGCTGGATAAAGTTAGCTGCAATGAACTAGAAGGAAGTAGATATTTTTTTGTAACCAACCTGTGTAGAGGAGCTCTGAAGAGTTATCACATGATTTCCTGCCCCATCTAATGTACGAGCTTCCTCCTCCAGAACCTGAATGTATACCAGCTACAAAATGATCAGTTTTCATGTTTCAAACTTACCAACTTTTATCAAAGTAAGGTCCAGTTTTCAATTATCAGTATCAAAGATCTAAGGTCCAAACTTTTCCAGTTTATACCCAAATGTTTTgtaatgttttgtaaaacaataaaaagtagAAAATTCATTGATATCTTTCATGGATCACCTACTACATCTACTATGAGGAAACTTTCTGCTGCTGTCGGAATATTGATCTTACTAATTTCAATTTCTTCTTGATACCAAATATTCAACCTTTCAGGTAATTTCTTACAGTTTACTGCAAAAGAGAAACCCAACTAACCGGCTGAAGAGGGTTTGCTCCTCTCATCATCTGGCTGCAGTTGCTCTTCAATTTCTTCCAACTTTATGTTGTTATTTTGAAAGAGACTCAGCAATCTATGGCCAATTGTTTGGTTAAACTCTTCTAGGAGTTCATCTAAAAATAATATCGGTGCTGCTTATCTCGGAAACAATTAAAAGCTTTGTGGTGCAATACTTATTTTTACTCTGTACATTCTTTATTCCAAACTAATATGAACTGTTTTCTTCTTTATTGGCATCAGGTTTTTTACAATGGTGCCCAACTTGCTAAATATTGGAAAAATACCAGTGTCAGAATGCCTATCAGATGGTCGTGCCACAACAGACTTGGTCTGGTTTACCAAGTTCTCAACCCTCATTCTTAGGTCAGTCAGATCTGACTCTTCACAAACTCTACCATCTCTACCATCCCTGCCATCTCTTCCAGGAGGTCCTCTTAAATATGGCAGTTGTCTTGTTGGTAAAATAGGcaacaaaacattttgtttcttttttaatgcTAAAGTTCGTTAGGAAACTAAAATAATCTTATTATGCTTCGAGTCAAAAGAAATATAAACTGGAGTACATGTTGTCGAAACTTTACGGATAGTGTAGCGAGTCTTTAAGCAATACAGAACCCACTAATATCGGGTTAGAAGAGGATAAATTTAATGTTTCCAAAGACGTTTACTACTCACTGCTTTCAATTTGATTTGTATTGAGGAGTTGTGCTCTTCTGACCAACACTGACTGATGTTTCCAGcaaagtttatatttttatttaagttttcTAGTTAAACTTAAGTTAaactaaaattgaaatttttttagctaTCTAATATTTTGATCGGATGAATAGTGTAACAAATTTGTTGAACTGAAACTACTTTGCTAAACCCAAAGTAGTTTcagtttattatataattatcgagaatttttaaaaaattttttaatgccATCTATATGATTCTCATCAATCAATTTAgatttatcttttttattttaatggcgcattcacaaaacaaatttctttttatcatagtatcataacaataatataatttaatttgaaaaatacatatatCTAATCTAGAGTTATGTGACTGAACAAATCCACTGTTGAAGTATCGTAGGGTATTTCCCTACATCAATTATGAAGCTGGaaaactaattaatttattggtaaCTTTATTGCTTTGGCATAAAAACcgaatataaaatatttattaaaacactGTGATGATGATTGTTGAATTTTGCTAACTTACCTGGTGATAATTGACTTAGCACATCATCACTGATATCATCGTCTTCTGCTGATCTTTTCTGTATGGCATGTTCTGGATCGGTAGGAGACATCATTGACCCCTAGAtataaagttttcaaatatcacaATCCTATAAACCTCTGCATCTGAAGCAGCTTCTCAACTAATATGTGAACAGCTCAAATTcattttatcttttaattaAATCTTAAGAATTTGATGCGACATCAAATCCTGTTTTTCTCTATAAACCAATATTTATGCTAAAGAAAAGATTATGGTACGTCCAAGTGCATGTTTATGTCCACTGTACATATTATACACAATGTACTTTGAacatataatattatcataCTGTATGTTATAGCAAGTTGCGAGTTTTGGTCATTTATATGTACCTGCACTTTGAGATATTCAAACATGTGTGACAAAAACtacttttaaaatgaaaacaaactCTCATGTGACCATTCACAATGTCACAACAAAGTACAAGTAATTAAACTCTACTGTACACTCTTACTTGTACCAGTTCAGAATATACTCTTGTAGTATTGACTATTACTTAGGTCAGTCGTAGTTAATCTAATGTACACATTTGATAACTTCTCACATGTATTCCATTTCTTTCTAGCTGATCTAGTCTAGCGGTTAAATGATCAACATTCTTCTGTAACCACTGGTAAGTTATTTGAGAGTAGACAGAGAGAATCAGAGCAGAGATTGTTATAACAGCAGTCAATACCTGGATGACGTCATCACGCTTTCCTTGCTTGACCACGTAGCCTTTTTCCATTATGTAATCTAAAATTAGCATACAACAGTTATAGATCAAATACTTCATATTATAACTTTTACTCAGCTCACTGCATTTACTGCTAACCATATtatatgtaaaattttaatcataatataataacataatattaatGAGGGATGCCAAACAAGCAAATTCTTATATGAgaatttattacaaactgttTCCtctaatgtttttaaataaaactatttctattacatataaattgtataaatgtataattatTTACCATAataagtttaatttttcaaagtaaCCAGATATATTAATGCTAATGATGATTTACAATACCATCATACAACTGTATTCTAAGCAAGCCAGTTTTGTCTTGTTGTTTTGGTATTAACAATCTTATTTGATGTCATTCCAATTGTGTCAGcacaaaatatgttttgtaaATTTGCGCTAAAACCATATTcatactaaaaatatattttttgcaagtataaaatattaatgttttCGAAAAAATTTTGCGTACATatttttgaattaaaaaatCTACTTAATAAGTAGAATCAATGActagttgtatatgtaatatacttGCCTTATACAGCAGCACCTTCTGGTGACTGATATTCATGACTAGCCGCTTTTATACTTCTGCAGAGCATCTGCTTCCGTTTATCAAAAGTGGGGTCAAAGAATATGTTTTACATCCTCATCTGGTTAAATACTACACTATGCATGTTGCACTGATTCTCCCAGTGTGCTACAAACGCATTCCGTTGATTCTAACAGCTGTCTACCCTAGATTATCTGCAGAGGTCATTAAGATAAAAAGTTAAACTTTAGTCTGTGAATACTTCATTTCATCAAAACAGAAGTAATGAGAATCACACAATGTCAGTGCTTTCAACCTCCACCTATACTATCATCTATTAAACTACTGTCGAAGATTCTTTTTTCAAGTATACACTGCTGTGTATTGTGTGTTAgctaattttttgtgtaatattgacaacaaaaatactaaataaaatatatcttagTATAGACCCAAATTTTGCTTGCTGAAGATCAATGGTTTAACTGAGTTCAACATATGTCATTGATTTATACTTGATTATAGCTGTGAAGTACTTCAGAGTGATGAATCTTAGGTAACACTCAATACTTCATTAATTGCATGGTCAAAGACGTTGCCATATTTTTCACTCAAGTCTGTTTGCAGcattattttgagaatatcGGGGACAGGAAAGTGTTTTATGTCTAAAGGCAGTaaatttgtttacttttacacaaatatccattttaaaaatgtttagtttGGCAAGTTTATAGGTCAGGGAGGTAGGGGTATAACGGGGTATTGAGGTGAAATGGGATAGGACAATATTTTGTATGTAGGAGCGAAGTAGAAACTCCTAATTTACACAGAGGGAATACGAGTGACCTATGCTAACTGAATGTCAAGgtcatatttaatatttttctcGATTAGAAAATTTGGGATaaatttttcttatttttcagGTTTTTTTAGCAAAAGCCAAAGGTTATTTGACTAGCTACTAAATCTCTCTTTATCTGTTTTATAACTTGTACAATTTTTACAACCTTTTCAGTGTTTAAGCTGAAAAtggaataaaatttaaaaatgatttattcaCTTTCTTTTTACACATAAAATTTATAGACTAAAAGTATTGGGTAAAAAAAAGACACCTTGTATCCAATTTTAGCCAATTTGATCCAATTTCACCTCAAGCCGTTAAACTTAATTTTTTTCCCTTTTAAGGCATCAATATGCCACGAGATTATGTAAAAAAGACCAACAGATAATCATGAGATAAGAATTCTATGTTTAaagcaatagctgatgtgaaGGAAGGCAAATTTGAATGCCTAAAAGAAGCACGGTGTTCCAAAGAGTACATTAGAGCGCCGGTGTAAGGATGACAACAAACTATTCCAGGGAACCAGTAAAGGACTGGATAGTAGACAAACTACATTTACAATTAATCAAGAGGCTGAGCTTGTAGCCTATGTCAAGTCCATGGATGGTCTATGGAAGTTGTATAGTCTAACTACAACTGGGCTGCGTAGTTTGTTAAATCAGTATGTTGAGAGCAGCAACATTCAACATCCACTCAACCATGAGTTAAAACATGCTGGTTTGGATTGGATGAGAATTTTCACGCGTAAGCATATTTTGTCACTGAGAAGCCCCAAGGCTACCTCCACAGCATTAGCCGGAGGTTTCTACAGGCAATATGAAAC
Above is a window of Watersipora subatra chromosome 3, tzWatSuba1.1, whole genome shotgun sequence DNA encoding:
- the LOC137390453 gene encoding uncharacterized protein; the encoded protein is MEKGYVVKQGKRDDVIQGSMMSPTDPEHAIQKRSAEDDDISDDVLSQLSPGPPGRDGRDGRDGRVCEESDLTDLRMRVENLVNQTKSVVARPSDRHSDTDELLEEFNQTIGHRLLSLFQNNNIKLEEIEEQLQPDDERSKPSSAGSGGGSSYIRWGRKSCDNSSELLYTGLAAGHYFGHEGGSSEYTCLPSKPEYNSYLAGDQGNYIYGAEYQTSSNICSSRMHDQNVPCSRCYLPSRSTTIMIPAKRTCPTSWNKEYEGYLMSGHHTQKRAYSYVCMDKEPESLTGSHANTDGALFYFVQGSCNRLGYCPPYIDGAELTCVVCSK